From Hermetia illucens chromosome 6, iHerIll2.2.curated.20191125, whole genome shotgun sequence, one genomic window encodes:
- the LOC119658706 gene encoding tropomyosin-2 isoform X2 has translation MDAIKKKMQAMKLEKDNAMDKADTCEGQARDANSRADKVMEEVRELQKKLVQVEADLVTSKHALETANQELEEKDKLLTSTESEVATLNRKVQQIEEDLEKSEERATIAAQKLLEATQKADENNRMCKVLENRSQQDEERMDQLTNQLKEARLLAEDADGKSDEVSRKLAFVEDELEVAEDRVRGGDAKIMELEEELKVVGNSLKSLEVSEEKANQRVEEFKREMKTLTVKLKEAETRAEHAEKQVKRLQKEVDRLEDRLFHEKEKYKAICDDLDSTFAELTGY, from the exons ATGGACGCGATCAAGAAGAAGATGCAAGCGATGAAGCTTGAAAAAGACAATGCCATGGACAAGGCTGATACCTGTGAAGGTCAAGCCCGCGATGCCAATTCCCGTGCCGACAAGGTTATGGAAGAAGTCCGTGAATTGCAAAAGAAATTGGTTCAAGTTGAAGCTGATTTGGTCACCTCAAAGCATGCTTTGGAAACTGCCAATCAAGAACTGGAAGAGAAGGATAAACTTTTGACTTCCACAGAATCTGAAGTTGCTACTTTGAACCGTAAGGTACAACAGATTGAAGAAgatttggaaaaatctgaagaacgTGCAACAATTGCCGCCCAAAAATTGTTGGAAGCTACTCAAAAGGCTGATGAGAACAACCG TATGTGCAAAGTACTCGAAAACCGTTCTCAACAAGATGAGGAACGTATGGATCAACTCACCAACCAGTTGAAGGAAGCCCGTCTCCTCGCTGAAGATGCTGATGGTAAATCCGATGAAGTTTCACGCAAGCTGGCCTTCGTTGAAGATGAACTTGAAGTTGCTGAAGATCGTGTCCGTGGTGGAGATGCCAAGATCATGGAACTTGAAGAAGAATTGAAG GTCGTAGGAAACTCATTGAAATCTCTGGAAGTATCTGAGGAGAAGGCCAACCAACGGGTAGAGGAATTCAAGCGTGAAATGAAAACTCTCACTGTCAAATTGAAGGAGGCTGAGACTCGTGCTGAACATGCTGAGAAGCAAGTCAAGAGGCTCCAAAAGGAAGTCGACAGACTAGAAG ACCGACTCTTccacgaaaaagaaaaatacaaagcGATCTGCGACGATTTGGATTCAACATTTGCTGAACTTACTGGATATTAG
- the LOC119658706 gene encoding tropomyosin-1 isoform X1, with protein sequence MDAIKKKMQAMKLEKDNAMDKADTCEGQARDANSRADKVMEEVRELQKKLVQVEADLVTSKHALETANQELEEKDKLLTSTESEVATLNRKVQQIEEDLEKSEERATIAAQKLLEATQKADENNRMCKVLENRSQQDEERMDQLTNQLKEARLLAEDADGKSDEVSRKLAFVEDELEVAEDRVRGGDAKIMELEEELKVVGNSLKSLEVSEEKANQRVEEFKREMKTLTVKLKEAETRAEHAEKQVKRLQKEVDRLEDELGINKDRYKSLADEMDSTFAELAGY encoded by the exons ATGGACGCGATCAAGAAGAAGATGCAAGCGATGAAGCTTGAAAAAGACAATGCCATGGACAAGGCTGATACCTGTGAAGGTCAAGCCCGCGATGCCAATTCCCGTGCCGACAAGGTTATGGAAGAAGTCCGTGAATTGCAAAAGAAATTGGTTCAAGTTGAAGCTGATTTGGTCACCTCAAAGCATGCTTTGGAAACTGCCAATCAAGAACTGGAAGAGAAGGATAAACTTTTGACTTCCACAGAATCTGAAGTTGCTACTTTGAACCGTAAGGTACAACAGATTGAAGAAgatttggaaaaatctgaagaacgTGCAACAATTGCCGCCCAAAAATTGTTGGAAGCTACTCAAAAGGCTGATGAGAACAACCG TATGTGCAAAGTACTCGAAAACCGTTCTCAACAAGATGAGGAACGTATGGATCAACTCACCAACCAGTTGAAGGAAGCCCGTCTCCTCGCTGAAGATGCTGATGGTAAATCCGATGAAGTTTCACGCAAGCTGGCCTTCGTTGAAGATGAACTTGAAGTTGCTGAAGATCGTGTCCGTGGTGGAGATGCCAAGATCATGGAACTTGAAGAAGAATTGAAG GTCGTAGGAAACTCATTGAAATCTCTGGAAGTATCTGAGGAGAAGGCCAACCAACGGGTAGAGGAATTCAAGCGTGAAATGAAAACTCTCACTGTCAAATTGAAGGAGGCTGAGACTCGTGCTGAACATGCTGAGAAGCAAGTCAAGAGGCTCCAAAAGGAAGTCGACAGACTAGAAG ACGAATTGGGCATCAACAAGGACAGATACAAGAGTCTTGCCGACGAAATGGATTCCACATTCGCCGAATTGGCTGGTTATTAA